In Planctomycetia bacterium, one DNA window encodes the following:
- a CDS encoding fibronectin type III domain-containing protein, translating into MNAFRPARFLCPTVLVLFAGLPSAFAQPREIPSRLAPTPIDSGPVENIGRSNDAVFAETIRVPDASWIRLKFDEVRLAGNEADGTGSFLVITSLLDGYFQILYASHVRQWQNTSAYFNGDAVRIELFATPRTGENRIVIRETIAGEPVFEEDANERSICGTVDDRVLSNDPRVGRAMPVTCTAWLFNDENKCLLTAGHCAGASLQVMQFNVPLSTSGGSTVNPPPQDQYPIDPASVQSQNGGVGNDWCYFGCFKNSNTDLTPAQAQGDYFILAPFAPPVSGQDIRITGYGGVSAPVSPTWNYVQKTHVGPYVSLSGNTVRYATDTTGGNSGSPVIDESTGLAIGIHTHAGCTTGGGSNQGTAIQHSGLQNALANPQGVCDDDLDSPEPNPMFFTIPPTPTSTTTVVMQAAEATDSGSPPVQYFFDYVSGAGGGQDSGWTTDRDFSNINLTPNSVYNYVVRARDSNAPSPNVTANSSTLTAAMPIQTPTGVSFSNVTQTSMTVQALGTFTNVGFIQTGFYYELTPPDGSGANAWITGAGATSVNLTGLTPCTEYTLRIKARNFQADETPFTEAVTQFTLGCPCALLGDIDNDGFVTGADIAGFVRAKLGSPLKTDNAVCADYATGTLEGDTALFTADLLGSK; encoded by the coding sequence ATGAATGCATTCCGACCTGCTCGATTCCTGTGTCCGACCGTCCTCGTGCTGTTCGCAGGGCTGCCTTCCGCATTCGCCCAGCCTCGTGAAATCCCCAGTCGATTGGCCCCCACGCCGATCGACTCCGGCCCAGTGGAGAATATCGGTCGTTCCAACGACGCCGTCTTTGCGGAAACCATTCGCGTCCCCGATGCCTCATGGATCCGGCTCAAATTTGACGAGGTGCGGCTAGCGGGCAATGAAGCCGACGGAACCGGGTCGTTCCTGGTTATCACCTCGCTGCTCGACGGTTACTTCCAGATCCTGTACGCCTCGCACGTCCGGCAATGGCAGAACACCAGCGCCTATTTCAACGGCGATGCCGTGCGCATCGAACTCTTCGCCACCCCGCGAACCGGTGAGAATCGCATCGTCATTCGCGAGACCATCGCCGGAGAGCCGGTATTCGAAGAAGACGCCAACGAACGCAGCATTTGTGGCACCGTCGATGACCGCGTGCTGTCCAACGATCCGCGCGTCGGCCGCGCCATGCCCGTCACCTGCACGGCCTGGCTCTTCAATGATGAAAACAAGTGTCTGCTTACAGCCGGGCACTGTGCGGGGGCTTCGCTTCAGGTCATGCAGTTCAACGTGCCGCTGTCCACCTCGGGCGGCTCGACGGTCAACCCGCCGCCGCAGGATCAGTACCCCATCGACCCTGCCTCCGTTCAGTCGCAGAACGGCGGCGTTGGCAACGACTGGTGCTATTTCGGCTGCTTTAAGAACTCCAATACCGATTTGACCCCGGCCCAGGCGCAAGGGGATTACTTCATCCTCGCGCCATTCGCTCCGCCCGTCTCCGGCCAGGACATCCGCATCACTGGCTACGGCGGTGTCTCCGCGCCGGTCTCGCCGACTTGGAACTACGTGCAAAAGACGCACGTCGGGCCGTACGTCTCGCTCTCCGGCAACACCGTGCGTTACGCGACGGACACGACGGGGGGCAACTCGGGTTCACCCGTCATCGACGAGTCCACCGGCCTGGCGATCGGCATCCACACGCACGCCGGTTGCACAACCGGCGGCGGGTCGAACCAGGGCACGGCGATCCAGCACTCCGGCCTGCAAAACGCGCTGGCCAATCCCCAGGGCGTCTGCGACGACGACCTCGACTCGCCGGAGCCCAATCCGATGTTCTTCACCATCCCGCCGACGCCCACAAGTACGACAACCGTCGTGATGCAGGCCGCCGAGGCGACCGATAGCGGCTCGCCGCCGGTGCAGTACTTCTTTGACTACGTCAGCGGCGCGGGCGGCGGACAGGACAGCGGATGGACCACCGATCGCGACTTCTCGAACATCAATCTCACGCCGAACTCGGTTTATAACTACGTCGTCCGCGCGCGCGACAGCAACGCCCCCTCGCCCAACGTCACCGCGAACAGCTCCACCCTCACCGCCGCCATGCCGATTCAGACCCCGACCGGCGTCTCATTCTCCAACGTGACGCAAACGTCCATGACCGTGCAGGCCCTCGGCACCTTCACCAACGTCGGCTTCATCCAGACAGGATTCTATTACGAACTGACCCCGCCCGACGGCAGCGGCGCCAACGCCTGGATCACCGGCGCGGGAGCTACCAGCGTCAACCTCACCGGCCTGACGCCCTGCACCGAATACACCCTGCGCATCAAGGCGCGGAATTTTCAGGCCGACGAAACGCCCTTCACCGAGGCCGTCACGCAGTTCACCCTCGGCTGCCCGTGCGCCTTGTTGGGCGACATCGACAACGACGGCTTCGTGACCGGCGCCGACATCGCGGGGTTTGTTCGCGCCAAGCTCGGCTCACCGCTCAAGACCGACAACGCCGTCTGTGCCGATTACGCCACGGGCACACTTGAAGGCGACACGGCGCTCTTCACGGCGGACCTGCTGGGATCGAAATAA
- the flgG gene encoding flagellar basal-body rod protein FlgG, whose amino-acid sequence MGIQALYTAATGMKAMDFKLDVTANNLANIETTAFKRSRVNFEDILYQTIEEPGVRNGLDQPLPLGQQVGLGVQVSNTQLNFEQGSFDQTQQPFDLAIEGEGFFQVQAFIDGQETTVYTRAGNFTKNANGELVLANSFGARLEPQITIPQDAVDVQISPQGLVAVRSQGALEFQDIGQIQLARFINPSGLKQLGKNLYGQTDASGPPLIANPTQDGTGSLLQANLELSNVDPVRELVELIRTQRSFELNSQSIQSADQTLQTVNNLRRF is encoded by the coding sequence ATGGGCATTCAGGCACTTTATACCGCGGCGACGGGCATGAAGGCGATGGACTTCAAGCTCGACGTCACGGCGAATAACCTGGCGAACATCGAGACGACGGCATTCAAGCGTTCGCGCGTGAACTTCGAGGACATTCTCTACCAAACCATCGAAGAACCGGGAGTGCGCAACGGGCTGGATCAGCCGCTGCCGCTGGGTCAGCAGGTGGGTCTGGGCGTGCAGGTTTCGAACACGCAATTGAACTTCGAGCAGGGGTCGTTTGACCAGACGCAGCAACCGTTTGATCTCGCCATCGAGGGCGAGGGGTTCTTCCAGGTGCAGGCGTTCATCGACGGACAAGAGACTACTGTCTATACTCGAGCAGGCAACTTCACGAAGAACGCCAACGGCGAGCTGGTGCTGGCGAATTCGTTCGGGGCGCGGCTGGAGCCGCAGATCACGATTCCGCAGGACGCGGTGGATGTTCAGATCTCGCCGCAGGGGCTGGTGGCGGTGCGGTCGCAGGGAGCGCTGGAGTTTCAGGACATCGGTCAGATCCAGCTGGCGCGATTCATCAATCCATCGGGTCTGAAGCAGTTGGGCAAGAACCTGTACGGTCAGACGGATGCGAGCGGCCCGCCGCTGATCGCGAACCCGACGCAGGACGGGACCGGTTCGCTGCTTCAAGCGAACCTGGAGTTGTCGAACGTCGATCCGGTGCGGGAGCTGGTCGAGCTGATCCGCACGCAGCGGTCGTTTGAGTTGAACTCGCAGTCGATCCAGAGCGCGGATCAGACGCTTCAGACGGTGAACAATCTTCGGAGATTCTAA
- a CDS encoding biotin transporter BioY, with product MTHAPLADRLFFAGARRRSLAADLALVVAGSMLVALCAKVQLPMWPAPMTLQPFAVLLVGAALGMRRGAAALAVYLLEGAAGLPVFAGPVAGITYFAGPSAGYLFAFPVAAAVVGALCELGMGRRIATAAMAMAVGQVIILCGGFLWLAFQVGISAAFFEGVLKFLPGDVLKIALAALALPWAWRQIDGKPSV from the coding sequence ATGACGCACGCCCCGCTTGCTGACAGGTTGTTCTTCGCCGGTGCCCGGCGCCGCTCCCTGGCCGCCGACCTCGCGTTGGTGGTTGCGGGATCGATGCTGGTGGCACTTTGTGCGAAGGTGCAACTCCCGATGTGGCCGGCCCCGATGACGCTCCAGCCGTTCGCGGTGTTGCTGGTGGGCGCGGCACTGGGGATGCGGCGCGGCGCGGCGGCGCTGGCGGTTTATCTGTTGGAAGGCGCCGCGGGCTTGCCGGTGTTCGCCGGTCCGGTCGCGGGGATCACCTACTTCGCCGGTCCGTCGGCCGGCTATTTGTTTGCGTTTCCGGTCGCGGCGGCCGTGGTGGGAGCGCTCTGCGAATTGGGCATGGGCCGGCGAATCGCCACGGCTGCCATGGCGATGGCAGTCGGTCAGGTGATTATCCTGTGCGGCGGATTCCTTTGGCTGGCGTTTCAGGTCGGCATCAGCGCCGCGTTCTTCGAAGGCGTGCTGAAGTTCCTTCCGGGCGATGTGCTCAAGATCGCTCTCGCGGCCTTGGCGCTGCCGTGGGCCTGGCGGCAGATTGATGGCAAGCCGTCAGTCTAG
- a CDS encoding PhnD/SsuA/transferrin family substrate-binding protein — protein MPRMFRSARLLQSRFPWVAVLALIAGAGCSQAGGDSAMRDVIMVGTTKADPFGIPAEYRALHAGMEEALGRPVRFNPQPGGEAIAQQLTMGDMKFAILTAQEYASIPDASHLRLLASAVNEMGRTSRKGLLIARASDQRFKSVADCAAKRFAFGTYKDLLTDYAARKALERGGVPMNKLLPELLPPPFCWEQRLYVQNDAAVKIALDLTVNAGVVDETVFNKLPSTGGNPISGPSKDQFKVIGETDPVPEMVIVAGPGAAEDDVKKLTDYLLNRTAENEAICKQLMVKGFAPANRSEYDALKAMMPR, from the coding sequence ATGCCACGCATGTTTCGTTCAGCCCGATTGCTTCAATCCAGGTTTCCGTGGGTCGCGGTCTTGGCGCTGATCGCAGGCGCCGGATGTTCCCAGGCGGGTGGCGACAGCGCGATGCGCGACGTAATCATGGTGGGCACGACCAAGGCCGACCCGTTCGGCATTCCGGCCGAATACCGGGCGCTGCACGCCGGCATGGAGGAGGCGCTGGGTCGGCCGGTACGTTTCAATCCGCAGCCCGGTGGCGAGGCGATCGCCCAGCAACTGACGATGGGCGACATGAAGTTTGCCATATTGACCGCCCAGGAATACGCCTCAATCCCCGATGCATCGCATTTGAGATTGCTGGCCAGCGCCGTAAACGAGATGGGTCGGACGTCGCGCAAGGGGCTGCTGATCGCGCGCGCGAGTGACCAGCGATTCAAATCGGTGGCGGATTGCGCCGCGAAGCGATTTGCGTTCGGGACGTACAAGGACTTGCTGACGGACTACGCGGCGCGAAAGGCGCTGGAGCGTGGCGGGGTGCCGATGAATAAATTGCTCCCCGAGTTGCTGCCGCCGCCGTTCTGCTGGGAGCAGCGGTTGTATGTTCAGAACGACGCGGCCGTGAAGATCGCGCTGGATCTGACGGTGAATGCCGGCGTGGTCGACGAGACCGTCTTCAACAAGCTGCCATCGACCGGAGGGAATCCGATCAGCGGCCCGTCGAAGGATCAGTTCAAGGTGATCGGCGAGACCGATCCGGTCCCGGAAATGGTGATCGTGGCGGGGCCCGGCGCGGCCGAGGACGACGTGAAGAAGTTGACGGACTATTTGCTGAATCGCACGGCGGAGAATGAGGCGATTTGCAAGCAATTAATGGTGAAGGGCTTTGCCCCGGCGAATCGCTCCGAGTATGACGCATTGAAGGCGATGATGCCGCGTTGA
- a CDS encoding flagellar hook-basal body protein: MVQGLWQSAGGMLAQDYRQTLLANNLANAETPGFKPQRVGFLERLNAARARGDLASLSGPWSELTGGVFETKIYTDFTDGPIVPSDSPFDVAIRGEGFLSVQTAEGPRYTRDGRMVMDQGGMLRHAASNAPVLSSEGRPIVVNPLSGDKPRIDGTGRVWQGESIAGRLGVVEFADRQGLVAQGENLFDAGGQASRASRAEIVSRAYEASGVQPAAALVEMIAASRAYQMNATMVTMQDQSLGRVVNELGRVG; encoded by the coding sequence ATGGTTCAGGGACTTTGGCAGTCGGCCGGAGGCATGCTGGCGCAGGATTACCGGCAGACGCTGCTGGCGAACAACTTGGCCAACGCGGAGACGCCGGGCTTCAAGCCGCAGCGCGTAGGCTTCCTGGAGCGCCTCAACGCCGCTCGTGCGCGCGGCGATTTGGCCTCGCTATCGGGGCCGTGGTCGGAGCTCACCGGGGGCGTATTCGAGACAAAAATCTATACAGATTTCACCGACGGCCCGATCGTGCCGTCGGACAGCCCGTTCGACGTGGCCATCCGCGGCGAGGGCTTTTTGTCTGTTCAGACGGCCGAGGGTCCGCGTTACACGCGCGATGGTCGCATGGTGATGGACCAGGGCGGCATGCTGCGTCACGCGGCCAGCAACGCGCCGGTGCTTTCGTCGGAGGGGCGGCCGATCGTGGTGAATCCGTTGAGCGGTGACAAGCCTCGGATCGACGGGACGGGTCGGGTGTGGCAGGGCGAGAGCATTGCGGGCCGGCTGGGCGTGGTGGAGTTCGCCGATCGGCAGGGGTTGGTTGCGCAGGGCGAGAATTTGTTCGACGCGGGCGGTCAGGCGTCGCGGGCGAGCCGTGCCGAGATCGTGTCTCGGGCATACGAGGCGTCGGGCGTGCAGCCGGCGGCGGCGCTGGTGGAGATGATCGCGGCGTCGCGGGCGTATCAGATGAACGCGACCATGGTCACGATGCAGGATCAATCGCTGGGCCGGGTGGTGAACGAACTCGGGCGCGTCGGATAA
- the flgA gene encoding flagellar basal body P-ring formation protein FlgA, whose product MTRGMMTSRTAAIVRGEPAPRGCVARLTVTLAICICPVLPDLASAGEVRIWPSAVVSDGEVTLKDVAEFVDFSRAERARLEAAVVSPAPCEGGEALLTHDDVRRALVDGGANLAEVRLLGASRCKVSRPLGAPRRSSQPVRASAGNTGVQRRAKRGVMAPSVQAKEPTARDVRTLETEVREFLAARLAGLPGRIDVRFSRANRLDLALPAESHHFEIHAASPVAPGLVTLEVRSHSADGATREVPLVAEVAVLREVVVARRPINRGRLIEPADLAVQERRFTDAADIGLTDVSAAVGQRTRDFIAAGAMVTAGSIEAAPVVERGDAVTIWIRRGGVVVKASGRAQQAGGLGDVISVRREGTKRKQDLIEAVVTGPGTVTISDSMRLASR is encoded by the coding sequence ATGACACGAGGGATGATGACCAGCCGGACCGCTGCGATCGTGCGAGGAGAACCCGCGCCGCGCGGGTGCGTGGCGCGCCTGACGGTCACGCTGGCAATTTGCATTTGCCCTGTGCTGCCGGACTTGGCGTCGGCCGGTGAAGTGCGCATCTGGCCGTCGGCGGTCGTGTCGGATGGCGAGGTGACGCTGAAGGATGTGGCGGAGTTTGTGGATTTTTCGCGCGCCGAGCGCGCCCGGCTGGAAGCAGCGGTCGTCTCGCCTGCGCCGTGCGAAGGGGGGGAGGCGCTGTTGACGCACGATGATGTTCGCCGGGCGCTGGTGGACGGCGGTGCGAACCTTGCCGAGGTGCGGTTGCTGGGCGCGTCCCGGTGCAAAGTGTCGCGGCCGTTGGGCGCGCCGCGTCGGTCGTCGCAGCCGGTTCGTGCATCCGCCGGAAACACAGGGGTTCAACGGCGCGCCAAGCGCGGCGTCATGGCACCGTCTGTTCAGGCGAAGGAGCCGACGGCGCGCGACGTGCGGACGTTGGAGACGGAGGTTCGCGAATTCCTGGCTGCTCGGCTGGCGGGGCTGCCCGGTCGCATAGACGTGCGTTTCAGCCGTGCCAATCGGCTAGATCTTGCGCTGCCGGCCGAAAGCCATCACTTTGAGATTCATGCGGCGTCGCCCGTGGCGCCGGGCCTGGTCACGCTGGAGGTGCGGTCGCATTCGGCGGATGGGGCGACGCGCGAGGTACCGCTGGTCGCCGAGGTCGCCGTGCTGCGCGAAGTGGTCGTTGCGCGGAGGCCGATCAACCGCGGCCGGTTGATCGAGCCGGCGGACCTGGCGGTGCAGGAGCGTCGGTTCACCGACGCGGCGGATATCGGGTTGACGGACGTGAGCGCAGCGGTCGGACAGCGCACGCGGGACTTCATCGCGGCGGGCGCGATGGTGACGGCGGGATCGATCGAGGCCGCGCCGGTGGTGGAGCGTGGGGATGCGGTGACGATCTGGATTCGTCGCGGCGGAGTCGTTGTGAAGGCATCGGGTCGCGCCCAGCAGGCGGGCGGGCTGGGGGATGTGATTTCTGTTCGCCGTGAAGGGACGAAGCGCAAGCAGGATTTGATCGAAGCGGTGGTGACGGGGCCTGGGACGGTGACGATCTCGGATTCGATGCGCCTGGCAAGCCGCTGA
- the ispH gene encoding 4-hydroxy-3-methylbut-2-enyl diphosphate reductase gives MNVLLANPRGFCAGVDRAVKIVDLALEAFGPPVYVRREIVHNSHVVADLRGKGAVFIEELSEAPVGAVAILSAHGVAPSVFDEARSRGLRLIDATCPLVTKVHLEVHRFVRQGYHIALIGHAGHDEVIGTMGEAPGKITLVENEAHARTVEFPPHDKLMVLTQTTLGVDDTAGVLNALRARFPSLELPPTDDICYATQNRQDAVKEMARRGMDLLLVVGSRNSSNAARLVEVGAARGVRGFLIDGANQIDPAWVTNATLVGVTAGASTPESVVRGVLDRLASLGAGGVELCTTAEEDTVFQIPPQLREAVEQKRGVSLKVLGG, from the coding sequence ATGAACGTCCTCCTTGCCAATCCCCGCGGGTTCTGTGCCGGCGTCGATCGCGCGGTGAAGATCGTCGATCTGGCGCTGGAGGCGTTCGGCCCGCCGGTCTATGTGAGGCGGGAGATCGTGCACAACAGCCACGTCGTCGCCGATCTGCGCGGCAAGGGGGCCGTGTTCATCGAGGAATTGTCCGAAGCGCCGGTCGGCGCGGTCGCCATTCTTTCGGCGCACGGCGTCGCGCCGAGCGTATTCGACGAAGCGCGATCGCGCGGTCTGCGGCTGATCGACGCGACCTGCCCGCTGGTCACGAAGGTGCACCTGGAAGTTCATCGCTTTGTGCGGCAGGGCTATCACATCGCGCTGATCGGCCACGCCGGGCACGACGAGGTGATCGGCACGATGGGCGAAGCGCCGGGGAAGATTACACTTGTCGAGAACGAAGCGCACGCCCGAACGGTCGAGTTTCCGCCGCACGACAAACTCATGGTACTCACCCAGACGACGCTCGGCGTGGACGATACGGCCGGCGTGCTGAATGCCCTGCGCGCGCGATTTCCAAGCCTGGAACTTCCGCCGACCGACGACATCTGCTACGCGACCCAGAACCGGCAGGACGCGGTGAAGGAGATGGCCCGCCGCGGGATGGACCTGCTGCTGGTCGTCGGCTCGCGCAACAGCAGCAACGCGGCGCGGCTGGTGGAGGTCGGCGCGGCGCGGGGCGTGCGCGGCTTCCTGATTGACGGGGCGAACCAGATCGACCCGGCCTGGGTCACAAACGCGACACTTGTCGGCGTCACGGCGGGGGCCAGCACGCCCGAATCGGTCGTGCGCGGCGTGCTGGATCGGCTGGCGTCGCTGGGGGCCGGCGGGGTCGAGCTTTGCACGACGGCCGAGGAAGACACGGTCTTTCAGATCCCGCCGCAATTGCGGGAAGCCGTGGAGCAGAAGCGCGGCGTCTCGCTGAAGGTGCTCGGCGGGTGA
- a CDS encoding PfaD family polyunsaturated fatty acid/polyketide biosynthesis protein has translation MPHGVASEAPDAVTPLDESAPAKPASKPIREPCSAAAPLVRGWWRSSGRQPVWEPHDVRQALRRVNSPIAVVVHGERIALAVDGVCTLGTTVPIDSTSSAGEQVLPLFALAPALHPSMLGDPSFRHDYGLEYAYLAGAMANGIASVELVEAMGRAGMMGFFGAAGLSVDRVARAIDHVQAVLPGRPFGFNLIHSPSEPDLEAAVVDLYLKRGVRVVDASAYLDLTLPLVRYRVSGIARDAEGRVICPNRVLGKVSRVEVARKFLSPPPEAMLNKLVASGDITAEQAQWAMRIPVAQDLIVEADSGGHTDNRPSLALLPTMMALRDELQAEFEYDRSLRLGAAGGIGTPAAAAAAFAMGAAFVLTGSVNQACVEAGTSDAVREMLAKASQADVTMAPAADMFEMGVKVQVLKFGTMFAMRARRLYDLYRQYESLDSLPAAHRTALERDFFRCSLEQAWDQTRAFFEKRDPSQIARAEADPKHRMALVFRSYLGQASKWANAGEPTRKADYQIWCGPAMGAFNEWARGSCLERWQNRTVVAVAMNLMLGAAVLTRVNWLRAQGVEIAPDLGRFEPMELADVQGILAE, from the coding sequence ATGCCGCACGGTGTCGCTTCCGAGGCGCCCGATGCCGTCACACCACTCGACGAATCGGCACCGGCCAAGCCCGCGTCCAAGCCGATTCGCGAACCGTGCTCCGCCGCCGCGCCGCTCGTGCGCGGTTGGTGGCGATCGTCCGGCAGGCAACCGGTGTGGGAGCCGCATGACGTGCGTCAGGCCCTGCGCCGAGTCAACTCGCCGATCGCCGTGGTGGTGCACGGCGAGCGCATCGCGCTCGCGGTGGACGGTGTCTGCACACTCGGCACGACCGTGCCGATTGATTCCACATCGAGCGCCGGCGAACAGGTCCTGCCGCTTTTTGCCCTTGCTCCGGCGCTGCACCCTTCAATGCTGGGCGATCCCTCGTTCCGGCATGACTACGGATTGGAATACGCCTACCTCGCCGGCGCAATGGCCAACGGCATCGCCTCGGTCGAACTCGTTGAAGCGATGGGACGCGCCGGAATGATGGGCTTCTTCGGCGCGGCCGGATTGAGCGTCGACCGCGTCGCCCGCGCCATCGACCACGTGCAAGCAGTGCTACCCGGTCGACCGTTTGGCTTCAATCTCATCCACAGCCCGAGCGAGCCGGACCTCGAAGCCGCCGTGGTCGATCTCTACCTGAAACGCGGTGTGCGCGTCGTCGATGCGTCGGCCTACCTCGATCTCACACTCCCACTGGTGCGCTACCGGGTCAGCGGCATCGCGCGCGACGCGGAAGGCCGTGTGATTTGTCCGAACCGCGTGCTGGGAAAGGTCTCGCGCGTGGAAGTCGCTCGGAAGTTTCTCTCGCCCCCGCCCGAAGCCATGCTCAACAAACTCGTTGCGTCCGGCGATATCACCGCCGAGCAAGCCCAATGGGCGATGCGCATTCCCGTGGCGCAAGACCTCATTGTCGAGGCTGACTCGGGCGGGCACACGGATAACCGTCCGTCGCTTGCGCTTCTGCCGACGATGATGGCCCTGCGTGACGAGTTGCAGGCCGAGTTTGAATACGACCGATCGCTGCGCCTCGGCGCGGCCGGCGGCATCGGCACGCCCGCGGCGGCGGCGGCGGCCTTCGCGATGGGCGCGGCCTTCGTGCTGACCGGCTCGGTCAATCAGGCGTGCGTCGAGGCGGGCACGTCCGATGCGGTGCGCGAGATGCTGGCGAAGGCGTCGCAGGCCGACGTGACGATGGCTCCGGCGGCCGACATGTTCGAGATGGGCGTGAAGGTGCAGGTTTTGAAGTTCGGCACGATGTTCGCCATGCGCGCCCGCAGGCTTTACGATTTGTATCGTCAATACGAAAGCCTCGATTCGCTGCCCGCGGCGCATCGCACGGCGCTGGAGCGGGACTTCTTCCGCTGCTCGCTCGAACAGGCGTGGGATCAGACCCGCGCGTTCTTCGAGAAGCGCGACCCGTCGCAGATCGCTCGCGCCGAGGCCGACCCCAAGCATCGCATGGCCCTGGTCTTCCGGTCTTATCTTGGACAAGCGTCAAAATGGGCGAACGCCGGCGAGCCGACGCGCAAGGCGGACTACCAGATCTGGTGCGGCCCGGCCATGGGCGCGTTCAACGAATGGGCGCGTGGCTCGTGCCTTGAGCGCTGGCAGAATCGAACCGTGGTGGCCGTGGCAATGAACTTGATGCTGGGCGCGGCGGTGCTGACGCGCGTGAACTGGCTGCGGGCGCAGGGCGTGGAGATCGCGCCGGACCTGGGGCGCTTCGAGCCGATGGAACTGGCGGACGTGCAGGGAATTCTGGCTGAATAA
- a CDS encoding M3 family oligoendopeptidase: protein MAGSTSPTTSPTTCDYPRRFVAADAVLGDVAVIEPYYRDLEGRVLGSRAALEAFLADWSELDAWLDEEGSTRYVAMTCHTDDTTIEKRYLEFVENVAPQVKVWTNTLERKVLACEHARDLPPERFEVWLKQLRTRVDLFDERNVPLATEDDKLSQQYQKIVGGMSVQHDGREQTLEEMSKLLESPDRSVRREAWEKITACWTSRRDEIEQIFDDMVRIRHQMAVNKGLKDYREYAFRDWERFDYTPADCEAFATSVEKLVVPAAQQLAEQRKRQLGLDTLRPWDMDVDPQGREPLAPFHGAAELIAGCGRIFARVGDVFEKQFAQMIEGGLLDLESRKGKAPGGYMTAFEGRRLPFIFMNAVGTQDDVQTMLHEGGHAFHVFAVRDEPMTALRQPPIEFAEVASMGMELLAAPHLTEFYSPADAKRAHLDNLSNIVRFFPWMSTIDLFQHWVYTHPMHTREERRAAWTALNRRFNHWVDYGGMEDALATSWHRKNHPFTVPFYYVEYGIAQLGALGVYFNSRRDYAGAVKSYQRGLALGGRRPLPELFAAAGVKFDFSAEAIGPLIAGAREELAAS, encoded by the coding sequence ATGGCTGGCTCAACCTCACCGACGACCTCGCCCACGACGTGTGATTACCCACGCCGCTTTGTTGCGGCCGATGCCGTCCTCGGAGACGTAGCGGTGATCGAACCGTACTACCGCGATCTGGAAGGCCGCGTCCTGGGCAGCCGCGCGGCGCTCGAGGCCTTTCTGGCGGACTGGTCGGAATTGGATGCATGGCTCGACGAGGAAGGCTCGACGCGATACGTGGCGATGACATGCCATACAGACGACACTACCATTGAAAAGCGCTACTTGGAGTTTGTGGAGAACGTCGCGCCGCAGGTTAAGGTCTGGACGAACACGCTGGAACGCAAGGTGCTGGCTTGCGAGCATGCGCGCGATCTGCCGCCGGAGCGATTCGAAGTCTGGTTGAAACAGCTTCGGACGCGAGTGGATTTGTTCGACGAGCGAAACGTCCCGCTGGCGACCGAGGATGACAAGCTCTCCCAGCAGTACCAGAAGATCGTCGGCGGGATGTCCGTGCAGCACGACGGCCGCGAGCAGACGCTCGAAGAAATGAGCAAGCTGCTGGAGTCGCCGGATCGGTCGGTACGCCGGGAGGCGTGGGAGAAGATCACCGCCTGCTGGACCAGCCGGCGCGACGAGATCGAGCAGATCTTCGACGACATGGTGCGCATCCGACATCAGATGGCGGTGAACAAGGGGCTGAAGGACTACCGCGAATACGCGTTTCGAGACTGGGAGCGGTTCGACTACACGCCGGCGGATTGCGAGGCGTTCGCCACCAGCGTGGAAAAGCTTGTCGTGCCCGCGGCGCAGCAATTGGCCGAGCAGCGCAAGCGGCAATTGGGTCTGGATACCCTTCGGCCGTGGGATATGGACGTGGACCCGCAAGGGCGCGAACCCCTGGCGCCGTTTCATGGCGCGGCGGAGTTAATCGCGGGATGCGGAAGAATCTTCGCGCGCGTCGGCGACGTGTTTGAAAAGCAGTTTGCGCAGATGATTGAGGGCGGCCTGCTCGATCTGGAAAGCCGCAAGGGAAAAGCGCCTGGCGGGTACATGACGGCGTTCGAAGGCCGTCGTTTGCCGTTCATTTTCATGAACGCGGTGGGCACGCAGGACGACGTGCAGACGATGCTGCACGAGGGGGGGCATGCGTTTCATGTGTTCGCGGTGCGCGACGAGCCGATGACGGCGCTGCGGCAGCCTCCGATTGAGTTCGCCGAGGTCGCGTCGATGGGGATGGAGCTTCTGGCCGCACCGCACCTGACGGAGTTTTACTCGCCGGCCGACGCGAAGCGGGCGCACTTGGACAACCTAAGCAATATCGTGCGTTTCTTTCCGTGGATGAGTACGATCGACCTGTTCCAGCACTGGGTCTACACCCACCCGATGCACACACGCGAAGAACGCCGTGCGGCCTGGACCGCGCTGAACAGGCGATTCAATCACTGGGTCGATTACGGCGGCATGGAGGACGCGCTGGCGACGAGCTGGCATCGCAAGAATCACCCGTTCACCGTGCCGTTCTATTACGTCGAATACGGCATCGCGCAGCTCGGGGCGCTGGGGGTCTATTTCAACTCGCGGCGGGACTACGCCGGAGCGGTCAAATCCTACCAACGGGGCCTGGCCCTGGGCGGCCGCCGACCGCTGCCGGAGTTGTTCGCCGCGGCGGGGGTGAAGTTCGATTTTTCCGCGGAAGCGATCGGGCCGCTGATCGCCGGAGCGCGGGAGGAACTGGCGGCATCGTGA